The nucleotide window CTATGGGCAAACTAAGCCCCAAGGATTTGGCACAGATTCTGGCGACCCAAAAAAAGCTGGGTATACGTTTTGGTGAAGCCGCGCTCAGTTTGGGACTGGTGAATGAAGACGACATCAAGACCATTCTGGCCGAACAATTTTCCTACACCAAAACGCCCGCCGCATCGAGCAAACTGGATCACCGCTTGAGTGCATTGTTCCAGCCCGATAGCCGTCAAGCGGAGGCCTTGCGCAACTTGCGCAGCGAATTGATGCTGCGCTATTTCAACCCCAAGCCGCACAGCTCATTGACACTGATCAGTGCCGAGGATGCCCAGGGCTCGGCACTGACCGCCGCCAATCTGGCGGTCAGTTTTGCGCAACTGGGACTGCGCACATTGTTGGTTGATACCAACCTGCGTGCACCGCAACTCAATACTGTATTTAACTTGCCAGAGAATCTGCCGGGGCTATCGGATTGGATTGCCAACCGCACCTCGGTAGCACCAATCAACATCGATGCAGTGCGTTCGCTCTGGGTGCTGCCCGCCGGAACGCGCGCGCCCAATCCGCAGGAATTGCTGTCGGGTAAACACTATCAGGAACTACTTGATGCCTTGACGCAGGGTTTCGATATCACCCTGCTCAGCACTGCGCCTATGGATTCCAACCGCGATGCCCAGATTGTCGCTGCGCAATCGGGAGCGGCTTTGTTGCTGGTACGCCAGCACCAGACCAAAACCCGGACACTCAGCGCAATTTGCCAGCGGTTGCGCGAGTTGGGGGTGCGTCTACTGGGATCGGCTTTGCTGGGTTAACGCTGAATACCCGTGACGATGTTGATGTAGGGAAAGGTTCAGATGAACAATTCAATAGCCAGTATGCCCACGAGCAAGCAACTGTCGCAGCCTGCCAACGCCTTGGGCGCAGACGCTGGCCGCGAGCAGTTATGGGTGACAGGTGTATTGCTTGCCGCAGTGGTTTATCAGGCCGTGCTATGCCTGATGAATACGGTTGGACTGCACACCTCAGTGGCGATTGTCGGGCTGACCGAAGTGTTGATCATGCTTGCCTGCGTGCCCCTGTTGATGCGCCGGTTACTGCCGGGGCTCATCATGATCGCACTCCTGGCCGGCGCTTATTTTTGTATTGCCGCACTGGCCAGCGGCTGGCTCAACCCGAAAACCTTCCGCGACCTGATTATCCCCCTGTGCTTCTTCTGGTTTGGCTGCAACATCGGCCGCCCCGAAGTGATCGACCGCGCGCTGCCGCCCATTATTCTGGTGGTGATCGCATTAGGGCTTTTTGAGCTGCTGATGCTCGATACCTATACCCGCTATTTCGATATTTTCAGCTACTACGTCAGCACCGGTAACCTTGCACCGATCACCGATTACGTACGCGATAGTAAATTGCAGCTCAATGGTACCCGCCCCGAAGGAATTGGCCGCACCTTGTTACCCGGATTGCTGGGCAACCACCGCGTATCGTCAGTATTTCTGGAGCCGGTATCGCTAGGGAATTTCGCCACCATTGTTGCGGCATGGGGCTTCAGCCGCGATGGAAAAAAGTGGCGCGAATCGGTCTTTTTTGTGGGCTCTGCAATAGTGATGATTATCCTGTGCGATTCCCGCTTCGCTCTTCTGCTATTGCCACTGATGCTCGCAACGCGTTTGCTGCTGCGAGGCTCCCTGCTCAACCTTTGTGTGCTCGCACCATTTGTGGCTGCCGCTATGGTGTTGTTGGTTGGCGCAACCAGCGAACACCATGGCGATGATCTTATGGGCCGCTTGACCGTGAGTGGATTGTCGCTGTTGGAGTTTGATACTGACCTGCTGTTTGCTTTTGCCATACCGCCCTATTTTGGTGATATGGGTTACGCCTATGTCATAGCGGGTTTCGGGTTGCCCGTGTGTTTGTTGCTGTGGCTCAGCCTGTGGTTACAACCGTTGCCGGATGAACGCAGCCGTCGTTTCCGCGCGCTTGCCTCGCTTTATATGGCACTGATTTTAGGTGTTAGCGGAACATCGCTTTTTGCATTCAAAACCTCGGCACTGCTGTGGTGCATGCTCGGTTGTATGGTGCAAAACCCAGCACCGCGCCGCACCAGCACTGCTACCAGCACAAGTACTCTTTCCACCGCTCCCGCAGCCCCTACTTTTTTGCATACCAGGAGGTAGCCCATGTCGATCAGCGTGACTCATGTGGTACGTCAATATTTGCCTTCAATCGGCGGGATGGAAGAAGTGGTGCGCAATATCGCCCGCCACCAGTTGCGCTCCGGCCACAAGGCAACGCGCATCGTTACGCTCGACCGGTTATTCCGCAACACCGATGAGCCACTGCCTGCGCAGGAGTCGATTGATGGCGTAGAGGTGATTCGGCTGCCCTACAAAGGCTCCAGCCGTTATCCACTCTGCCCTGCAGTACTCAAACATCTGGGCGATAGCGATGTCATCCATGTCCATGGGGTGGACTTCTTTTACGATTTCCTCGCCGCCACCAAGTGGTTGCACAAACGTCCGTTGGTGCTCTCTACCCATGGCGGTTTTTTTCATACCGATTTTGCCTCGCGCGCCAAGCAGGCCTATTTCAAAACCATTACCCGTCTTTCATCCAATGCCTACAGCAAAGTGGTCGCCACCAGTGCTAACGATGGCCATCTGTTCAGCCAGATCATGGGGGAGCGCAAACTACAGGTCATTGAAAATGGGGTAGACATTGAAAAGTACGCCAATCAGGCCGCCAGTGCGTTGCAGCCCAGCATTGTGTATTTCGGTCGCTGGTCAGTGAACAAAGGGTTGCTACCGGCACTTGAGCTGTTTGCCGCCCTGCACCGCAAAAACCCGCAATGGCGCTTCGCCATCGCCGGGCGCGAATACGACCACAGTGCGGAAGAACTGCTCCAGCACATTGAATGGTTGGGTTTGAAAGAGGCCGTACAGTTGGTTGCCAACCCCAGCGATGAAGAAATACGCCGCCTGATCCGGCAGGCCAGTTACTTCCTGTGTTTGTCTCGTCACGAGGGGTTTGGCATCGCCC belongs to Cellvibrio sp. pealriver and includes:
- a CDS encoding polysaccharide biosynthesis tyrosine autokinase — encoded protein: MNDLAQRMTANAIHSDPLHTTINTHQMGPMLVAMGKLSPKDLAQILATQKKLGIRFGEAALSLGLVNEDDIKTILAEQFSYTKTPAASSKLDHRLSALFQPDSRQAEALRNLRSELMLRYFNPKPHSSLTLISAEDAQGSALTAANLAVSFAQLGLRTLLVDTNLRAPQLNTVFNLPENLPGLSDWIANRTSVAPINIDAVRSLWVLPAGTRAPNPQELLSGKHYQELLDALTQGFDITLLSTAPMDSNRDAQIVAAQSGAALLLVRQHQTKTRTLSAICQRLRELGVRLLGSALLG
- a CDS encoding glycosyltransferase family 4 protein, which translates into the protein MSISVTHVVRQYLPSIGGMEEVVRNIARHQLRSGHKATRIVTLDRLFRNTDEPLPAQESIDGVEVIRLPYKGSSRYPLCPAVLKHLGDSDVIHVHGVDFFYDFLAATKWLHKRPLVLSTHGGFFHTDFASRAKQAYFKTITRLSSNAYSKVVATSANDGHLFSQIMGERKLQVIENGVDIEKYANQAASALQPSIVYFGRWSVNKGLLPALELFAALHRKNPQWRFAIAGREYDHSAEELLQHIEWLGLKEAVQLVANPSDEEIRRLIRQASYFLCLSRHEGFGIAPIEAMSAGLTPILSDIPPFRRLVEESRLGFLTPLDTAPTAAVNNLLSLHEEGEDSYQLRRAEAMDFARRYAWPEVADRYLELYQQVRRRP